Genomic window (Neurospora crassa OR74A linkage group VI, whole genome shotgun sequence):
GGTATTTTAACCCAGCTACTACTATGCTGACTGTATCGCTGCCTGGCGGTTAACGTATCCTTACTCTCCATGAATCCATACACCAGAGTATATAAGGGCTCAACGCCCGATATTTTCTGCATGTCGACTTGACCATTCATCCCAACCATCCTCCAGTCGGGAGTTCCGACAGTCTGGAGCCTAAAACCACTCAACCAAACGAAGCCGACATATGAAGTCGATTGACTCTGCCTTTGCTGGAACACCTCGTTCAACTACGCCTCTTCAGGGACATTGAAGGGGAACACAAGTTCGGTTACGCCACTCTCTTCGTATTGTACCATTAGGTGTATCCAGTTTGCAACTCGGCGCTCTCACACGCTAAACCGAACAATTCTCAAACTCGTCACCGTTAACCTGTTTCTCGTTTCACTACTGGTTGACTGTGTTTAGCCGGCTTGTCCAATTCGGCGCAACGGGCGGGCCTGTGTCACGCCAAACCAACTTCAAAGAGAACGAGAGGCGGGACTCTTACGGCTACAGATACACATACACCACCTCAAAGGATTCAACAAACCGAAACTGAGAAGTGACGACAAGCAAACAGATCTGATAATATAAGAGCACCATTCCTTCTTCCGCTGTTTCTTTCCCGGCTCAAATTCcagacaacatcatcacagACAGCGGTCTTCAAACCCGCTGCCCAGAAAACCAACATGGACACTCTACTTCAACACATGGCCGGGCAAACGGTCTCATGCTCCGATGGTACCTCTTCTACCGTGTCGAATCCTGCCGCCTCTACTACCGGCGCTCCTGTGACCGGCCAAATGGTCCTCTTGGACATGTTCTTCCCCGGCTTCTCAACATTCTCAGCTTTCGTCCAAAAGAACCTCAACATCGACCTCAACGTATACATCCCGCTCGTCCTAATATGCGGCGCCCTCACGTTCGCCTGGCAGTATTTTAGCGATTACTGCTGGGACCTAATCGACCGTTATATGATGTCAGTCGTGGATGTGCGCACCGACGACGAGATCTACAACATGCTGATGGGCTGGGTGGCCGCGCAAAAGTTTGCCCAGGGCGCGCGGCGCTTCGTCGTCAACACGAACCTGAACTCGCGCTTCTGGTGGCTGTGGCGGTACGACTACGACGACGAGGCTGAAGACGGgaccgaagaagatgaccATGTCCAGTCCACCAAGGGAGGGAAGAAAGCCTTGGCGTACACGCCCACGTTCGGCAGCCACTGGTTCTGGTATAATGGGCGCCTGCTGTGCTTTCGCCGGCAGCAGAGCCGCGACATGGCTGGGTATTCTCTCTCCAGCGAGCGGGAGGAGATTTCCATCAAGTGCTTTGGCAGAGATCCTTGGATCCTGAAGGAGCTGTTGCTAGAGGCCAGAGAGGTGTACATGAAGCGCGACGAGGCCAAGACGCTCATTTACCGCGGAACGGCTAAAGGATCGGGTAGTGAACCCACCTGGCAGCGATGCATGGCGCGCACCTCGCGCCCTTTTTCCACCGTCATCCTGAAcgagaaggtcaagaaaGATCTGATTGATGATGTGACGGATTACCTCAACCCGGCAACGCGCAGATGGTACGCCAACCGTGGGATTCCCTACCGCAGGGGCTACCTCCTCCATGGACCTCCTGGCACGGGCAAGTCTTCGTTGAGTTTGGCGCTAGCCGGATTTTTCAAGATGAGAATTTACATCGTTAGCCTGTCGTCCATCGCCGCCAATGAGGAGAACCTCGCGTCTCTCTTCTCCGAGCTTCCACGTCGGTGCGTTGTTTTGCTGGAGGATATCGACACGGCCGGCCTTACCCATACACGCGAAGATGGCAAGGGTGCGGCCATCGATGGCGGCAGCGATGACATGGTTCCCGGTCAAATCACCGCAGGAGATGGTACAGccaccacccccaccccAAGCGGCCGCCTCTCCCTCTCGGGCCTCCTCAATATCTTGGATGGCGTCGCCTCACAGGAGGGCCGCGTTCTCATCATGACCACCAACCACCTCAAGAAGCTAGACAAGGCCCTGATCCGGCCGGGGCGAGTCGACATGATCGTTGAGTTTGGGCGTGCAGATAAGGAGATGACGGCGGCCATTTTCCGGGCAATA
Coding sequences:
- a CDS encoding mitochondrial chaperone bcs1, which codes for MDTLLQHMAGQTVSCSDGTSSTVSNPAASTTGAPVTGQMVLLDMFFPGFSTFSAFVQKNLNIDLNVYIPLVLICGALTFAWQYFSDYCWDLIDRYMMSVVDVRTDDEIYNMLMGWVAAQKFAQGARRFVVNTNLNSRFWWLWRYDYDDEAEDGTEEDDHVQSTKGGKKALAYTPTFGSHWFWYNGRLLCFRRQQSRDMAGYSLSSEREEISIKCFGRDPWILKELLLEAREVYMKRDEAKTLIYRGTAKGSGSEPTWQRCMARTSRPFSTVILNEKVKKDLIDDVTDYLNPATRRWYANRGIPYRRGYLLHGPPGTGKSSLSLALAGFFKMRIYIVSLSSIAANEENLASLFSELPRRCVVLLEDIDTAGLTHTREDGKGAAIDGGSDDMVPGQITAGDGTATTPTPSGRLSLSGLLNILDGVASQEGRVLIMTTNHLKKLDKALIRPGRVDMIVEFGRADKEMTAAIFRAIFAPLEGDDVDTPSDADSKDLFKTPSTSTSPAGAAAAAAAEARRELARNEATLKVVELADQFADKIPAHEFSPAEIQGFLLKHKRNATAAVEGAEQWVVDARKEKMEKDLREARERREKEEKAEAEKKGTKKEEKGGKDKTETKKSKKSSKHNKVTSKKSSSKKSTMKAAISDADFSDNSSSSSSSSSSSSSSSTKSSSSESESESEPERFKEKKSKRKHSKKEKTDITAPPPLLVKEDTIRVQVVPVQQKVQTIASHIAPGAEKTDGLAKAVVAVEDILVPQISVIAANETRSTGSEDGKDSGYGTP